The following are from one region of the Petrotoga mobilis SJ95 genome:
- a CDS encoding MotE family protein yields the protein MQKKQEENPKPKKRSGKKFLRIILISLIVAIFLLGVGYIYFEYNRLSYLNLNLQNSWRSYMAYLIDFIPGLRNLSNYEYLEISDPFYLQKELLDSKLKAIQDEREKLIAEQNELQKLLDQISQESANLMAQREELEKLNQEYQQKIDQYNDYNARINTLANWLARSTPQQIANALSREEVSVELLVDALATLESKSAAEILQALALVNPQKAAEVIAKMGEKRSE from the coding sequence ATGCAAAAAAAACAAGAAGAAAATCCGAAACCAAAAAAAAGATCGGGGAAAAAATTCTTAAGAATTATTCTAATTTCCTTGATTGTGGCTATTTTTCTACTTGGAGTTGGTTACATCTACTTCGAATATAATAGGCTTTCGTATCTCAATTTGAATCTTCAAAACAGTTGGAGAAGTTATATGGCATATTTAATCGATTTTATACCAGGATTAAGAAATTTATCTAATTATGAATATCTGGAGATTTCAGATCCTTTCTATTTGCAAAAGGAACTGTTAGATAGCAAACTCAAAGCTATACAAGACGAAAGAGAAAAATTAATTGCCGAACAAAATGAATTACAAAAACTTTTAGACCAAATTTCACAAGAAAGTGCAAATTTAATGGCTCAAAGAGAAGAATTAGAAAAGTTAAATCAAGAATATCAACAAAAAATTGACCAATACAACGATTACAATGCCAGAATAAATACCCTAGCCAATTGGCTGGCTAGATCAACCCCTCAACAAATTGCTAACGCTTTAAGTAGAGAAGAAGTAAGCGTGGAATTATTAGTAGATGCACTCGCAACGCTTGAATCAAAATCAGCCGCTGAAATACTGCAAGCTCTTGCGCTTGTTAACCCACAAAAAGCTGCTGAAGTGATAGCCAAAATGGGAGAAAAAAGGAGCGAATAA
- a CDS encoding flagellar hook-length control protein FliK — translation MNIALTDLTTNLPKSKNINHFTANASNAKLESFDQKFQDIFNNVEEDSLGFKKSPMPEKEVTNNKLSVTLNTIDSKDLLISNTKKTKNIHLDVDQLLLLIEVSTKNAKGIDEKELLIQAQKILSSPKTEFTKNDIEVLQKAFSVIIKERKGSNSEIPLKGLIKYSNSIEESPNIMLQNSLHSKGSQEVNQIVNSDIQKLSSRIEEILKSTKNKNEINTLEQAKKILSSSKTQLTEEDKEILQKAFNIIIKESQENKESTSEISSEGLIKHSKPTEKSPSTLSQNNLHSKDSQGTNQIVQADIQKLLQLIEKGSKSIESKDEINTLEQAQKILSSFKTEFTPDELNIIKTAMDIINTNNSKMGNSLSSIIEETNLITNSLIKGNIDKTKNNKNENNDSIKAMQFDPKADLLNTKNNFGKNVYFDPYETRKNNINKDKNSELQKNNTVKLAPTSNLGDISKNLNIEQLKTDPSTNEIDLKSLQINKNNIQDGIPTTNLKDLNAQIKEVVISKNTQTFLNESFSVKISPPDLGKVDIQILKNGQAVTVNISTETENAKNIISKTLQSLVGNLRDEGYQPISIKVNVTQEEHYLADQNQQHQQEQEQKKYSEEDQNDDQPEEGTYYTFDDYLRSDLNA, via the coding sequence TTGAACATTGCCTTAACTGATCTTACAACTAATTTACCCAAATCAAAAAACATTAATCACTTTACTGCGAATGCATCTAATGCTAAATTAGAATCCTTTGATCAAAAATTTCAAGATATTTTTAACAATGTAGAAGAAGACAGCCTTGGTTTTAAAAAATCTCCTATGCCAGAAAAAGAAGTGACAAATAATAAGTTATCGGTCACACTGAATACTATTGATTCGAAAGATTTATTAATTTCAAATACTAAAAAAACAAAAAATATCCATTTGGACGTCGATCAATTACTCCTACTCATAGAAGTTTCTACCAAAAACGCCAAAGGCATCGATGAAAAGGAATTATTAATTCAAGCTCAAAAAATTTTGTCTTCCCCTAAAACAGAGTTTACAAAGAATGACATAGAAGTATTACAAAAAGCTTTTAGCGTTATTATAAAAGAAAGAAAGGGTAGTAATAGTGAAATACCTTTAAAAGGTTTAATCAAGTATTCTAATTCCATAGAAGAAAGTCCCAATATTATGTTACAAAACAGCCTCCATTCAAAAGGTTCACAAGAAGTCAATCAGATTGTCAACTCTGATATCCAAAAATTATCTTCTAGAATAGAAGAAATCTTAAAAAGTACAAAAAACAAAAATGAAATCAATACATTAGAGCAAGCAAAGAAAATATTATCTTCTTCTAAAACCCAACTCACAGAAGAAGATAAAGAGATATTACAAAAAGCTTTTAACATTATCATAAAAGAAAGCCAAGAGAATAAAGAGAGTACAAGTGAAATATCTTCAGAAGGTTTGATTAAGCATTCTAAACCCACAGAAAAAAGTCCCTCCACTCTGTCACAAAACAATCTGCATTCAAAAGATTCACAAGGAACGAATCAGATTGTTCAAGCTGATATTCAAAAATTATTACAATTAATAGAAAAAGGCTCAAAAAGTATAGAAAGCAAAGATGAAATCAATACATTAGAGCAAGCTCAAAAAATACTCTCATCTTTTAAAACAGAATTTACACCTGACGAATTAAATATAATTAAAACTGCTATGGATATAATTAACACCAATAATTCAAAGATGGGAAACTCTTTATCAAGCATAATTGAAGAAACAAATCTCATAACCAATTCCTTGATTAAGGGAAACATCGATAAAACAAAGAATAATAAAAATGAGAATAATGATTCTATAAAAGCAATGCAATTTGATCCAAAAGCGGATCTTTTAAATACAAAAAACAACTTTGGTAAGAATGTGTATTTTGACCCTTATGAAACCAGAAAAAACAACATAAACAAAGATAAAAACTCTGAATTACAAAAAAATAATACTGTTAAACTGGCACCAACCAGTAATTTAGGAGACATTAGCAAAAATTTAAATATCGAACAATTAAAAACCGATCCAAGCACTAATGAAATAGATTTAAAATCCTTACAAATCAACAAAAATAATATACAAGATGGTATCCCTACAACCAATCTAAAAGATTTAAACGCTCAAATAAAGGAAGTAGTTATTTCTAAAAACACTCAAACCTTTCTAAACGAAAGTTTCTCAGTAAAAATATCTCCTCCTGACTTAGGAAAAGTCGATATTCAGATATTAAAAAACGGGCAAGCCGTAACTGTTAACATATCAACAGAAACCGAAAATGCAAAAAATATTATATCAAAAACATTACAGTCTTTAGTTGGAAATTTAAGGGATGAAGGATACCAACCCATCAGTATAAAAGTGAATGTCACACAAGAAGAACATTATTTAGCCGATCAAAATCAACAACATCAACAAGAGCAAGAGCAGAAAAAATACAGTGAAGAAGATCAGAATGACGATCAGCCAGAAGAAGGAACTTACTACACCTTTGATGATTATTTAAGGAGTGATTTGAATGCTTAA
- a CDS encoding flagellar hook assembly protein FlgD yields MLNSVSMDSIYQSTYDAKKDREIKKELDKEAFLELLVTELQNQDPTQPMENKDLVAQLSQLSSTEQITNMSQAIQEMVNSQMSLNKLQAASLIGKTVVVNDNTIDLQSGVAEGLNYGLDNGSQVYLEIYDSKGQVVYTEDLGVQEAGLHSYVWSGRNNDGTMMPDGEYLYGIYTVENGQMVANTGVKSGTVEAVKFLDNELYLLINGEMYPYSVVNEIST; encoded by the coding sequence ATGCTTAACTCAGTATCGATGGATTCTATATATCAAAGTACGTATGATGCAAAAAAAGACAGAGAAATAAAAAAAGAATTAGACAAAGAAGCTTTTTTAGAACTGTTGGTTACAGAATTACAAAACCAAGATCCGACTCAACCGATGGAAAACAAAGATCTTGTAGCTCAGCTTTCTCAACTATCTTCCACTGAACAAATAACCAATATGAGCCAAGCAATTCAAGAAATGGTTAACTCCCAAATGTCGCTCAATAAATTGCAAGCTGCAAGCTTGATAGGAAAAACCGTTGTGGTGAATGACAACACCATTGACTTGCAAAGTGGGGTAGCAGAAGGACTAAACTATGGATTAGACAACGGCTCCCAAGTATATTTAGAGATTTATGATTCAAAGGGACAAGTAGTTTATACAGAAGATTTGGGTGTGCAGGAAGCAGGGTTACACTCATATGTTTGGAGCGGAAGAAACAACGATGGAACTATGATGCCTGATGGAGAGTATCTCTATGGAATTTACACCGTAGAAAATGGCCAAATGGTAGCAAATACCGGTGTAAAAAGTGGAACTGTCGAAGCAGTGAAGTTCTTAGACAACGAACTTTACCTACTTATCAATGGTGAAATGTATCCTTATTCAGTAGTGAATGAAATTAGCACCTAA
- a CDS encoding flagellar hook protein FlgE has product MLRSMYSGITGLRNFQDQLDIVANNIANVNTVGYKGSRATFQTTLFQTLSAGNAPQNQLGGTNPMQIGLGSQLASIDKLMTQGSPMSTGKATDLMIQGEGFFILSDGIGQYYTRAGNFTRDYNGFFVDPASGMKLQGWTAKIDQEGNRTIDTNDPIGDIQISSGQVMAAKQTSFVRLAHNLNAGAGIQDTTIVVKSTTGENIPVKFSFKRDMSEENKDKNVYNWTASVVGSEYKFAVDDGSGNLTSTNQISGKVELDDTGNVISWVNYDEDGDPLAESKISIYDINGEIVDQYGDSVPVDINAGAGTATLTGSIRVTDSAGEAVYYDPEDIDISFDASGNPTITLNIDGTPVNFTGPASTVGEFNDLLTTGITSGDYTLTGLRLTGASDADTIDGQGFTGLKSVREMIQPPSGGAIRFTDLNNPTNFSEANYISPSVTTSTVVYDSLGNPYNTYLKFTKIDANTWYWKAELEDGTPLYKSTADGQLLDDSAEGVIAFDSNGNIAATQWKINPDGTIDQTIGDGDDGAAGFWFDPAELGAALNPSVDPQSAAGAGPVNVSINFQELSQFFAENSIAVTEQDGNAQGTLESFAINTNGQIIGSFTNGLTAPLGQVALATFNNPEGLSATGNSMYAMSSNSGLPQIGVSGVGGRGSINPGALEMSNVDLAEEFTNMIIAQRGFQANSRSITTADAILNELVNIKR; this is encoded by the coding sequence ATGCTCAGATCAATGTACTCTGGAATCACAGGTTTAAGGAACTTTCAGGATCAACTCGACATAGTTGCAAACAATATCGCTAACGTTAATACCGTAGGTTACAAAGGTTCAAGGGCAACATTTCAAACAACTCTTTTTCAAACATTAAGTGCAGGAAATGCACCACAAAACCAACTAGGTGGAACAAATCCTATGCAAATTGGATTAGGATCTCAATTAGCTTCTATAGACAAATTAATGACACAAGGTTCTCCTATGTCTACAGGTAAAGCTACAGATCTTATGATTCAAGGAGAAGGGTTTTTTATTCTCTCAGATGGAATAGGTCAATACTATACACGGGCTGGCAATTTCACTAGAGATTACAACGGATTCTTTGTAGATCCTGCATCTGGTATGAAATTGCAAGGTTGGACAGCAAAAATTGATCAAGAAGGAAATAGGACCATTGACACCAACGATCCTATAGGAGATATCCAAATATCAAGCGGACAAGTAATGGCGGCAAAACAAACCTCCTTTGTAAGACTTGCACATAATTTAAACGCAGGTGCGGGTATTCAAGACACAACAATTGTGGTCAAGAGTACAACAGGTGAAAATATACCCGTAAAATTCTCTTTCAAAAGGGATATGAGCGAAGAAAACAAGGATAAAAATGTTTATAATTGGACGGCAAGTGTAGTTGGTTCTGAGTACAAATTTGCAGTTGACGATGGTTCAGGTAATTTAACTTCAACTAACCAAATTAGTGGAAAAGTAGAGCTTGACGATACGGGAAATGTAATTAGTTGGGTTAATTACGATGAAGACGGTGATCCTTTAGCAGAAAGTAAGATTTCTATATACGACATAAACGGTGAAATAGTGGATCAATATGGTGATTCTGTTCCTGTAGATATCAATGCAGGGGCAGGTACTGCTACCCTCACAGGAAGCATTAGGGTTACAGACTCAGCGGGAGAAGCAGTTTATTATGATCCGGAAGATATTGATATTAGTTTTGATGCTTCCGGAAATCCAACAATAACTTTGAATATCGATGGTACACCAGTAAATTTTACTGGACCTGCAAGTACAGTTGGTGAATTCAACGATTTACTAACAACGGGAATTACATCTGGAGATTATACCCTCACGGGTTTGCGTTTAACCGGTGCCTCTGATGCTGATACTATTGATGGGCAGGGGTTTACCGGCTTAAAATCCGTTAGAGAGATGATTCAACCACCTTCAGGTGGAGCTATAAGATTCACCGATCTCAACAATCCTACCAACTTTTCAGAAGCTAACTATATCAGCCCATCTGTAACAACATCAACAGTAGTATACGATTCTCTAGGTAACCCTTACAATACTTATTTAAAATTCACAAAAATAGATGCTAACACTTGGTATTGGAAGGCAGAGTTAGAAGACGGAACTCCATTGTATAAAAGTACCGCTGATGGTCAATTACTCGATGATTCCGCCGAAGGAGTAATAGCTTTTGACTCAAATGGTAACATAGCTGCAACTCAATGGAAAATTAACCCTGACGGCACCATAGATCAAACTATCGGGGACGGTGACGATGGAGCAGCGGGTTTCTGGTTCGACCCAGCTGAGTTGGGCGCTGCTTTAAATCCAAGCGTGGACCCTCAATCAGCAGCTGGTGCAGGTCCTGTTAACGTTTCGATTAATTTTCAAGAACTTTCTCAGTTTTTTGCAGAAAATTCTATAGCGGTTACTGAACAAGATGGAAACGCTCAAGGAACTTTGGAGTCTTTCGCTATAAACACCAATGGACAGATTATAGGATCTTTCACAAACGGTTTAACAGCTCCATTGGGGCAAGTAGCTCTAGCCACTTTTAACAACCCCGAAGGTTTATCAGCTACAGGTAACTCTATGTACGCTATGAGTTCAAACAGTGGACTTCCACAAATAGGTGTCTCTGGGGTTGGAGGAAGGGGAAGTATTAATCCAGGGGCTTTAGAAATGTCAAATGTGGATTTAGCAGAAGAATTCACCAACATGATCATAGCTCAAAGAGGATTCCAAGCAAATTCAAGAAGTATAACCACTGCAGATGCAATCCTTAACGAACTTGTAAACATCAAGAGATGA